The window GTCCAACAACTTTAACATAATGTGTTGTAATCCTTTAAATAAAGCTTTAAGTTCTTCAAAGGAGAAGCGCTAGTTATACTTACCACCTCATATTCATTCTCACCAGGGTAGAGCATGGAGCCAAGGTACAGATTAGCAGCAATGCAGCCCAGAGACCATACATCTATGGCCTCTGTAAATGGAGCCCCGAGAATAATCTCTGGGGACCTGATTTAggacaaacaggaaaaacagcaactgtcaattattaacaacaaaagtgaCAACTGGATTAGTTATACAGCCAAGAAGCCCATCACAGAAACAGCAGGGGAGTATCCAGTATTGACCTTTAAGAGAAAAAGCCACTTTGGTTACAGCTACTAACCGGTATGAACGGGACTGAATGCAAGAGCCCATCAAGGCAGCGGAGGTTTCACATGCCAAGCTAAAGTCAATCACTTTGACCCTATAAGGTTGTTTCTGATGGTTGACAAGCATCACATTTTCCAGCTTGAGGTCTGCATGTATCAAACGTACAGACTTCAAATGATCCAGTGCTTTCGcaatctaaaaaaaacccccaaaaaaaacaaaaaaccacacACCTTTGTATTAATGTAATCAGCATCCATctgaaaaactttatttatgtaGAGAATACAGTTAAACACACCTGCTGGGTGATGGCTCTAACTGAGTTTAGAGCGAGTGGTCGGAATTGTCTTTCCTTCATGAATTCATAAAGGTTCTTGTCCAAAAGCTCGAATTCGAGACATAATTTTTGCCCATCGGTAAGAACGTTGTAAAACTGAACCAAGTTATACCTTTCAGATTTGTACAACTTTAACTTCAGCAGGGCAGCCACCTGGCAACATATGAGTTTTAGCTTCAAGTAAATATTTTAGAGGAATTTCTTCAAATACAATTGTTGGATTAACTGCATCAAGCCAAGTCTTTCCTACCTCCAAGTTTGCCAGTCCATTTCTGAAGCAATCAGTCTTAACTATTTTGATGGCTACGCTCTTCATGTCATTGAGCCTAATGAATTTTCCAACCGTGCCATAGACTCCTTCTCCCAGGGTAGTTATCATCTGGTACCGTGAAGCTCCAGTTAAGTGCCAGCCTATGGGAAGTAATCGGTTGATCTGGGCAATTTTATGGGCATCTCTGGCATCATAAcacctaaaaagaaaaaaacgttataaaggaaaaaaaatcctaaaaaacgaacaaacaaaaatttaaaaagtaatttaaaactTCATTTCTTACAATGTAGACAAATTTTCATAATAACAGCAGGTGATATTAGaggaaaaagtgaaacaaaGCATTGTGATTGTAAACCGATCATCTGCTGTCATGAGCTAGTTAACCAGAAAGCAAACTAAATACTTGGCAAGTTAATGTCCTTGATTTATCTCAGTAGTTTCACCTTAAAAATTACTTTGATGAATATCGAGTGAACAAGTTCTGCATACTACAGTGCTTGGAGTTTTTTAGTACTGAAATGGAAAGGTTTGGTGAAGCTGTTTTTTTAGGTCACAAGTCAGGGGTCTGACTGGACTTCAATAAATAAGTCTTACAGTTAACGTTATTTTGACCTGTCACAAATATTGATTTGGTGATGTCTAAAGGTTCATTCTTGGAGAGTACAAAACTTCAAACATTAGCCATTTCAAATGAGAGAAGACAGTTTTTACCTATAAAACAAATTAGAGCCACAGAGCCGAGCTCATTTGGCCCAGGTGAAACTCATGCACCTAATTACCCTCCAGTTATCTCCTGCAGAATAAAGCATGGCACAAAATCCAAAAGATAGAGATCTAGTATCCATGCAACATCACAAACCACACCTTCAAAGTGTAGGGGCTCTGGAAGCGAGTCTCATACGAGATACATTTCAATCCAGCATTATGTTTCATTTTATG of the Maylandia zebra isolate NMK-2024a linkage group LG10, Mzebra_GT3a, whole genome shotgun sequence genome contains:
- the LOC101474289 gene encoding homeodomain-interacting protein kinase 1 isoform X1 produces the protein MELRKRQGPSSEISARLSPSAESAKAAGLIRTRKAALEEVFGRTGDKQVKAMAELPTERGFPGPPPANNGQQPSSRRCYDARDAHKIAQINRLLPIGWHLTGASRYQMITTLGEGVYGTVGKFIRLNDMKSVAIKIVKTDCFRNGLANLEVAALLKLKLYKSERYNLVQFYNVLTDGQKLCLEFELLDKNLYEFMKERQFRPLALNSVRAITQQIAKALDHLKSVRLIHADLKLENVMLVNHQKQPYRVKVIDFSLACETSAALMGSCIQSRSYRSPEIILGAPFTEAIDVWSLGCIAANLYLGSMLYPGENEYEVMRYIVETQGQPPGKILDSGLKTAFYFNTQLYFTTSTWKLKTPEQFVSETGIKFTEKRMMKLTSLDDLKNLWFTRHQNYTSKSAEICDLLVFIELLKGMLQLDPERRMTPSQVLQHDFTTLRHISRCTPTASSLCSNHPPGPAMLPSKINLALELSTASK
- the LOC101474289 gene encoding homeodomain-interacting protein kinase 1 isoform X2; the encoded protein is MELRKRQGPSSEISARLSPSAESAKAAGLIRTRKAALEEVFGRTGDKQVKAMAELPTERGFPGPPPANNGQQPSSRRCYDARDAHKIAQINRLLPIGWHLTGASRYQMITTLGEGVYGTVGKFIRLNDMKSVAIKIVKTDCFRNGLANLEVAALLKLKLYKSERYNLVQFYNVLTDGQKLCLEFELLDKNLYEFMKERQFRPLALNSVRAITQQIAKALDHLKSVRLIHADLKLENVMLVNHQKQPYRVKVIDFSLACETSAALMGSCIQSRSYRSPEIILGAPFTEAIDVWSLGCIAANLYLGSMLYPGENEYEVMRYIVETQGQPPGKILDSGLKTAFYFNTQLYFTTSTWKLKTPEQFVSETGIKFTEKRMMKLTSLDDLKNLWFTRHQNYTSKSAEICDLLVFIELLKGMLQLDPERRMTPSQVLQHDFTTLRHISRCTPTASMLTLAFRR